Proteins encoded within one genomic window of Spirochaetaceae bacterium:
- the ahpC gene encoding alkyl hydroperoxide reductase subunit C: protein MGLIGKKVEAFKGMAFKQGKDFFEVDYERDFIGKWSVVFFYPADFTFVCPTELVDLQEQYATLKSLGVEVYSVSTDTHFTHKAWHDNSVSINKVEYVMVGDPAHKISRAFDVLIEDAGLAERGTFVLDPNGVIQIAEVNAGGIGRNAANLVDKVKAAQYVHDHPGEVCPAKWKAGAATLKPGLDLVGKI, encoded by the coding sequence ATGGGATTAATTGGTAAAAAAGTAGAAGCCTTTAAAGGTATGGCTTTTAAACAAGGCAAAGATTTTTTTGAGGTAGATTACGAACGCGACTTTATTGGCAAATGGAGCGTTGTCTTTTTTTATCCGGCCGATTTTACTTTTGTTTGCCCTACCGAATTGGTAGATTTACAAGAACAATACGCTACTTTAAAAAGTTTAGGGGTAGAGGTGTATTCGGTATCTACCGATACGCATTTTACACACAAAGCATGGCACGATAACTCGGTAAGTATTAATAAAGTAGAATATGTTATGGTTGGCGACCCGGCCCATAAAATTAGCCGTGCTTTTGATGTGCTTATCGAAGATGCCGGTTTAGCCGAGCGCGGCACTTTTGTGCTAGACCCTAACGGCGTTATCCAAATCGCCGAAGTTAATGCCGGCGGTATTGGCCGCAATGCCGCCAATTTAGTGGATAAAGTAAAGGCTGCCCAATATGTGCACGACCACCCCGGCGAAGTTTGCCCGGCCAAGTGGAAAGCCGGTGCGGCAACTTTAAAACCCGGCCTAGATTTAGTAGGCAAGATATAG
- a CDS encoding transcriptional repressor produces MKNYSKQREAILTKIRSTHSHPTAEWLFTQLKGDYPSLSLATVYRNLNVFKEEGLIKSLGVVDGQERFDSNVKAHRHFICESCGAVSDTGFKDNKLPLEADLSNLPGYQLKRMEVVFYGLCKNCNK; encoded by the coding sequence GTGAAAAACTATAGTAAACAACGCGAAGCTATCTTAACTAAAATCCGCAGTACGCATAGCCACCCTACGGCCGAATGGCTTTTTACCCAGTTAAAAGGCGACTACCCCTCATTAAGTTTAGCTACCGTCTACCGTAATCTTAATGTTTTTAAAGAAGAAGGGCTGATTAAATCACTTGGAGTGGTAGACGGCCAAGAACGTTTTGATAGTAATGTTAAGGCCCATAGGCATTTTATTTGTGAAAGCTGCGGGGCCGTTAGCGACACCGGCTTTAAAGACAACAAATTACCACTAGAGGCCGATTTAAGCAACTTGCCGGGTTACCAACTTAAACGTATGGAAGTGGTTTTTTACGGTCTTTGTAAAAATTGTAATAAATAA
- a CDS encoding CDGSH iron-sulfur domain-containing protein, which produces MNPEIYVKVTANGPYLVYGLTKLTQKIILTNEDGVSIGYGDGKMFEIKALPAHLCRCGQSRNAPFCDGSHLAAHFDGRETADTTPIMQQESADKLVGPKQILLDNQNYCAFARFCDRAGQIWRLVAAGREPELAANEANLCPSGRLVMYGKDGKSLEAKETAQLNLLEDTGLNISGPLWLRGSIKVIGADDIAYEVRAKQTLCRCGQSSNKPFCDGSHAGSRYKAHYPQL; this is translated from the coding sequence ATGAACCCAGAAATTTATGTAAAGGTTACCGCCAACGGCCCCTATCTTGTTTACGGGCTAACAAAATTAACACAAAAAATTATTTTAACCAACGAAGATGGTGTTTCTATAGGTTACGGTGATGGTAAGATGTTCGAGATAAAAGCTTTACCGGCCCATCTATGCCGTTGCGGCCAAAGCCGGAATGCCCCTTTTTGCGATGGCTCGCACCTTGCTGCCCATTTTGATGGCCGCGAAACCGCCGATACCACCCCAATAATGCAGCAAGAATCTGCCGATAAGTTAGTTGGTCCCAAGCAAATATTGTTAGATAACCAAAATTATTGCGCCTTTGCCCGTTTTTGCGACCGTGCCGGCCAAATTTGGCGCTTAGTAGCCGCCGGCAGAGAGCCCGAGCTAGCCGCTAACGAAGCTAACTTATGCCCCTCGGGACGGTTAGTAATGTACGGTAAAGATGGTAAATCGCTAGAGGCTAAAGAGACTGCACAGCTTAACTTGCTGGAAGATACCGGTCTTAATATATCGGGCCCGCTGTGGTTACGCGGTAGTATCAAGGTGATAGGGGCCGATGACATAGCCTATGAAGTACGGGCTAAACAAACTTTGTGCCGCTGCGGTCAATCAAGCAATAAGCCTTTTTGCGATGGTTCGCATGCCGGCAGCCGTTACAAAGCGCATTATCCGCAGCTTTAG